In the Azospirillum sp. TSH100 genome, GCCGGCGACGACACCCGCGCCTGGGGTCCGCCCTGGGCCGGCGACCAGTCCGCCTATTTCCTCTCGACCAACCGCGGCAAGCGGTCGATCACCATCGACTTCGAGCGGCCGGAGGGGCAGGAGCTTGTCCGCAGGCTCGCCGCCCAGGCCGACGTCGTCATCGAGAATTTCAAGGTCGGCGGGCTGGTCAAATACGGCCTCGACTATGACAGCCTGAAGGCGGTCAACCCGCGCCTCGTCTATTGCTCGATCACCGGCTTCGGCCAGACCGGCCCCTACCGCAACCGCGCCGGCTACGACTTCATGATCCAGGGTATGGGCGGGCTGATGAGCATCACCGGCCAGCCCGATGGCGAGCCGGGCGGCGGTCCGGTCAAGGTCGGCGTCGCGGTGACCGACATCTTCACCGGCCTCTACGCCACCATCGGCATCATGGGCGCGCTCGCCCACCGCGACCGCACCGGCGAGGGGCAGCAGGTCGATCTGGCCCTGCTCGACGTGCAGGTGGCGGTGCTGGCCAATCAGGCGATGAACTGCCTTGTCGGCGGCAAGGCGCCGCAGCGGCTCGGCAACGCCCACCCGAACATCGTGCCCTATCAGGCCTTCGCCACCCGCGACGGCCACATCATCCTGGCCGTCGGCAATGACGGCCAGTTCGCCAAGTTCTGCACGGTCGCTGGCCGCCCCGAACTGGCGAAGGACGAGCGTTACGCCACCAACCCGGCCCGCGTCGCCAACCGCAAGGAACTGGTCGCCCTGCTGGAGGAGCTGATCCGCACCCGCGACAGCCATGACTGGCTGAGTGCCTTGGAGCAGGTCGGCGTGCCCTGCGGTCCGATCAACGATCTGGCGGCGGTCTTCGAGGATCCGCAGGTCAAGGCCCGCAACATCCACCAGGATCTGCCGCACCCGACCCAGGGCAGCGTGCCGACGGTGGCAAGCCCGATCCGCTACAGCGGCACCCCGCTGGTCCACGACACCGCTCCGCCGACGCTGGGACAGCACACCGACACGGTGCTGGCGGACTATTTGGGGCTGGGCGAGGCTGACATCGCGGCCCTGCGCGAGAAGGGCGTGATCTGAGGGCAGGGATGGGAAGCCGGAAAGCACTGACTCTCCGGCTTGCCATTCAGAACTCGGTCACCACGGTGACCCCGGTGCCCTCGAACCGGTCCATGGTCACCAGCGCGTCGATCGACTGCTCCAGCGTGATCGTCCTGCCGATCAGCTTCTCCGGCGACAGCTTCCCGGACCGGATCATCTCCATCATCGCGTCGTAGCGATGCGCCTGCATGCCGTGGCTGCCCAGGATCTCAAGCTCCTTTGCGATCACCCGGTCCATCGGAATGGCGGGCGTGCTGTTCTCGGCCAGCATCAGGCCGACTTGCACATGCTTGCCCCGCTTGCGCAGATTGCCGATCGAATTGAAGCAGGTGGTGGGATGGCCCAGCGCGTCGAGCGAGACATGGGCGCCGCCGCGCGTGATCTCGATGACCGCTTCGGCGACCTGTCCGACCTCCGTCGCGTTCACGGTCGCGACGGCGCCGAGCGCGCGGGCCAGGGCGAGCTTGTCTTCCGCGATGTCGACGGCGACGACATTGGCGCCCACGGCATTGGCGATCATGATCGCCGACAATCCGACGCCGCCGCAGCCATGGACGGCCACCCACTGGCCGGCTGACGTCTTGCCCTGGTCGACCACGGCGCGGAACGAGGTCACGAAGCGGCAGCCGAGGCTGGCGGCGGTGGTGAAGTCCATCGACTCCGGCAACCGCACCAGATTGATGTCCGCCTGATGCAGGCCGACATATTGGGCGAAGGACCCCCAATGGGTGAAGCCGGGCTGGAACTGCCGGTCGCAGACCTGATGATTGCCGGAATGGCATTCGGGACAGGCGCCGCAGCCGCCGACGAACGGGACCGTCACCCGGTCGCCGACCGTCCATTTCGTCACGTCCCTGCCGACCGCCTCGACGATGCCGGCCAGCTCATGGCCGGGAACGTGCGGAAGCCGGATGTCGGTGTCATGGCCGACCCAGCCATGCCAGTCGCTGCGGCAGACCCCCGTCGCCATCACCCTGACGACGACCCCATGCGGCTCGGGCGTCGGGTCGGGCACGGTCATGATTTGGGGCGGAGCGGAAAACGCCTCGTAGACCACCGCTTTCATGGGGGTTCTCCTGCTGGAAAGGTCCCGTCATTCTACGGCGGTTGTGCTGAAATTGGCTTTCAATTGAGAACCGGACGGTGCGGCGATATGAAAGAATGCCTCGAAAATCCCTGAAATTCTGAAGGATGACTTCGTTATGGACCCGCTGGATAAAATGGATGCCGCGATCGTGGACAGGCTGCAACAGGATGGCCGACTGTCCAACGCCAAGCTCGCCGAACAGCTGGCGCTGAGCGAGGCGTCCTGCTGGCGCCGGCAGAAGCGATTGGAGGAGTGCGGCGTGATCCGGGGCTATCAGGCCGTGCTGGACCGCCGGAAACTGGGCTTCGGCGTGATGGCCTTCGTGCAGATCGTCTGCACCCAGCATGGCGAGGAGGTGACCGCGGCGTTCGAGGAGGTCATCCGGTCCTGCCCCTCTGTGCTCAGCTGCCACAACACGACGGGAGAGGCGGATTTCCTGCTGGTCGTCGTCGCCCGCGATCTCGACGATTACAGCGGGTTCGTCGACAAGGTGCTGAGACGGCTTCCGGGCGTCGCCAGCATCCGCTCGAACCTCTCCCTGCGGGAGATGAAGGAGACCAACCGTCTGCCCGTTCTGGAGGCGCCCTATCGATGACACCCCGCCTTTTCGGATGACGGCGGGTTTTTCCGCATCGCTCCTGCCCGCCGGGCGGGGGTTGCGTTCGTCCGTCAATCCCGCAATATCGCTTCCCGCGCAGGTCTCCGGCCTGTTCGCGCGGACCCTGCCGTCAACCAACTCCCGGATCTGTCCATGACCGCGGCACCCGCGACCGACACCCGTGCCGGCATCCTGATGATGCTGGGCGGGATGACGCTCTTCACCCTGAACGACGCGCTCGGCAAATGGCTGGTGGCCGACCATCCGGTCGCCATGCTTCTGGCCGTGCGCAGCCTGTTCGGGCTGGCCGTCCTGGCGCCGATGATCCGGCGCGAGGGTGTCGCCGCCGTCTTCGCCGTCGACCGTCTGCCGTTGCATGTCCTGCGCGTTCTGCTGATGACGGTGGACGTCGCCTGCTTCTACTGGGCGGTCGGCTATCTGCCGCTCGCCGACGTGATGACCATCTACATGTCGGCGCCGTTGATCGTCACCGCGCTGTCGGTGCTGGTCCTGCGGGAGAGCGTCGGCTGGCGCCGCTGGGTGGCGGTGCTGGTCGGCTTCGTCGGTGTCGTCATCGTGCTGAACCCGACCGGCCGCTTCGACCTGTGGCCGTCGCTGGTGGCGCTGCTCGGCGCCTTCATCTTCTCCAGCGGCGTAATCTCCACCCGCGTCCTGCGCTCCGCCTCCAGCCTGACGCTGGTCGGCAACCAGATGGTCGGCGGCCTGCTGATCGGTGGCGTGACGCTGCCCTGGACCTGGGAGGCGCCGGGCTGGCTCGGCTTCTTCCTGCTCGGGCTGCTCGGCGTCACCGCGCTGGCCGGCCACGCCATGATGAACCGCTCCCTGCAGCTCAGCCCGGCGGCGGTGGTGGTGCCGTTCCAGTACGTGTCGATCCTGTGGGCGGTGATCCTCGACCTCGCCGTCTGGGGCACGGCGCCCACCGCCCGCATGGGGGTCGGCGCGGCGCTCATCATCGGCAGCGGGCTTTTCATCGTCTATCGCGAACAGCGCCTGAAGCGCGGCGTCGCGGCGGAGGGGGTGGCGGAGGTGCCGTGAGGCCCCGCCTCACCCTCTTAAACGAGGCCCCGCCTCAGCCTCCGAAATAGCGCGGCACCAGCCGGACCGTCGTCGGCTCCACCGGGCGCCAGCCATAGTCGCGGATGACGTCGTTGGATTCGGCCGGCTGCCGCCCGTCCGCCAGCGACCAGGTGATGTGGTAGGTCGATCCGTCCGGCCGGTCGCTGGTGCCGTCGATGGCGACGACCAGCGCCTGAACCCCTTCGCCGTCGTCGGCGCAGCCGATCACCTCGGCCTCGGTCGCGCTGGGCAGCGGCTCGTCCGGGCCGGCGCCGAAGGCCAGGGTGACATGGTGGGCGACCAGCCTGCCGTAACGCGGCGGAACCTGGGCCAGCAGGCGCTCGCGCTCCTCCGCCGGCAGTTCCCATCCGCTGTATCCCGATCCCATCACCCAACTCCCCGAGCCGCAAGAGGCCGGAAGAGTCACCGCCGGCCGCCGTTCATGATCTCGTCCATGATCTTAGTCGCTTCGGCCGGTCCGGCAATCAGCTCGATCATGCGGATGGCGGTGTAGCCGGTGCGGCTGTTGCCGGCGGGACCGGTCAGAGCCTGCTGCGCCTTCTCCGACAGCGAGGTGGTGGTCTTCTGCGTCATCTCCCGCAGCTCGCCGCGCAGCCCCAGCGAATCGGCGATGGTCGCGCATTTGCGCAGCGCCCGGGCATGGTTCTCCGCCTGGGCGAGCTGGGCCCGCCCTTCGCTGGCCCCAATGGCGCCGTTGTCCAGGCAGCCGATGGCGGCGAGGATGCCGGCATCGGCGTCCTGAAGCACCTGGGTCTTCACCATGGAATGGACGGAGCTGCGGACCTGCTTCAGCCGCTGGTCGAACTCCTTGTTGCGGCTCTGCTCCATCGCCGCGCGGGTGGCGTCCAGGCTGGCGACGAGGTCGAGCGCCAGATCGGCCACCGCCATGCGGTCGCTGGCCGGCGCGTCCTGCCAGAGGCGGGACCGGTCCTCGATCTGCGCCACCACAGTGCTGCTCAGCTGCATGAACAGGCTGGCGCGGTCGGCCGGCTTCTGGCCCAGATCCATGTCCCACAGCCCGCTCAGCAGCACCGACGGATCGGTCAGGCGCGACGCGGCCAGCAGCACGAAGACCTTCAGCGCGTCCGGGTTGGCACGGGAAATCCGGCGCCCGATCGA is a window encoding:
- a CDS encoding DMT family transporter, producing the protein MTAAPATDTRAGILMMLGGMTLFTLNDALGKWLVADHPVAMLLAVRSLFGLAVLAPMIRREGVAAVFAVDRLPLHVLRVLLMTVDVACFYWAVGYLPLADVMTIYMSAPLIVTALSVLVLRESVGWRRWVAVLVGFVGVVIVLNPTGRFDLWPSLVALLGAFIFSSGVISTRVLRSASSLTLVGNQMVGGLLIGGVTLPWTWEAPGWLGFFLLGLLGVTALAGHAMMNRSLQLSPAAVVVPFQYVSILWAVILDLAVWGTAPTARMGVGAALIIGSGLFIVYREQRLKRGVAAEGVAEVP
- a CDS encoding zinc-dependent alcohol dehydrogenase family protein, yielding MKAVVYEAFSAPPQIMTVPDPTPEPHGVVVRVMATGVCRSDWHGWVGHDTDIRLPHVPGHELAGIVEAVGRDVTKWTVGDRVTVPFVGGCGACPECHSGNHQVCDRQFQPGFTHWGSFAQYVGLHQADINLVRLPESMDFTTAASLGCRFVTSFRAVVDQGKTSAGQWVAVHGCGGVGLSAIMIANAVGANVVAVDIAEDKLALARALGAVATVNATEVGQVAEAVIEITRGGAHVSLDALGHPTTCFNSIGNLRKRGKHVQVGLMLAENSTPAIPMDRVIAKELEILGSHGMQAHRYDAMMEMIRSGKLSPEKLIGRTITLEQSIDALVTMDRFEGTGVTVVTEF
- a CDS encoding CaiB/BaiF CoA-transferase family protein — protein: MAGPLSHIRVLELSRVLAGPWSAQTLADLGADVIKVERPGAGDDTRAWGPPWAGDQSAYFLSTNRGKRSITIDFERPEGQELVRRLAAQADVVIENFKVGGLVKYGLDYDSLKAVNPRLVYCSITGFGQTGPYRNRAGYDFMIQGMGGLMSITGQPDGEPGGGPVKVGVAVTDIFTGLYATIGIMGALAHRDRTGEGQQVDLALLDVQVAVLANQAMNCLVGGKAPQRLGNAHPNIVPYQAFATRDGHIILAVGNDGQFAKFCTVAGRPELAKDERYATNPARVANRKELVALLEELIRTRDSHDWLSALEQVGVPCGPINDLAAVFEDPQVKARNIHQDLPHPTQGSVPTVASPIRYSGTPLVHDTAPPTLGQHTDTVLADYLGLGEADIAALREKGVI
- a CDS encoding Lrp/AsnC family transcriptional regulator, giving the protein MDAAIVDRLQQDGRLSNAKLAEQLALSEASCWRRQKRLEECGVIRGYQAVLDRRKLGFGVMAFVQIVCTQHGEEVTAAFEEVIRSCPSVLSCHNTTGEADFLLVVVARDLDDYSGFVDKVLRRLPGVASIRSNLSLREMKETNRLPVLEAPYR